AGGCGGGGAGAATCGTGCCGGGCAGTCGTAAGGCGATTCTTTCGAACCGGATTGTCATCATCGCGCACGCTTCTTCTTCTTGGACGATGAGCGCTCCCCAAGATTTGGTGAAACTGCCGTTTCAGTATCTTTCGCTGGCCAATCCCGATGCCGTGCCGGCGGGAAAGTATGCCAGACAATATTTGAGCGGCTTTCAGGTGAAAGGGAAGACGCTCTGGGAAATCCTTTCTCCAAAAGTGGCTCCCACGCTGGATGTCCGGGCCGCTTTGGCCGTGGTGGCGGCGGATCCGTCGATTGTCGGAATCGTCTACCGGACCGACGCAGTGGTTTCGAACAAAGTGAAGATTCTTTTTGAAATTCCGGAGAAAGATGTACCGCCGATCGTGTACACCGCAGCGCGAATTCAGCGACCGGACGCGCCGTACAGCGCACGAATGTTCTACGAGTTTCTCTTCACCAAAGACGCCCAGAGGATCTTTCAAGAACATGGCTTCGCGCCGTTGGAGGCGAAGGTCGCGGCGCGATAAGTATTATTAAGGCCCGTGCGCTTAAGCCATCTTCACAACACCAATGTCCAATCCGAGCGGCTCGAGAAGTCTTCGGATGGTTCTAAGCGTCGGATTACGTCCTTTTCCGACAAACTTATACACATTGGGACGTTCAAGCCCTTTTACTTTTCGGGAATATCGGGCAACACCGACCGCTGCAATCACGTCTTTAAGGGCGATTTCGAGGTCCAGGCCCTCCTTCATCGCTCCCAAAATATAGGCCTCTGCGTATTTCGGATTTTGAAGACGCTCATGGAGTCCCTCGCGCCACGTCTTGGGTCTATGTTTTTTCTTTTCCACGCTGTACCCCCTTTAGTTGCCTGTAATTAGTCCAAAATAATTTTGCTTTATCAATAATCCCTTGCTGCCTCTTCTTTGTCCCGCCATGAAGAAGTATGATTCTTTCCCGATCGAACCCGAAATAGACACGCCAACCCGGTCCAAAATCGAACCTTGCTTCATACACTCCCTCTCCCAGATGCCAATGATCGCCCAATCCCCCCTGTTCCATTTTCCGAATCCGTGCGTCAATTCGTCCTCTGGTATTCACATCAGATATCGAATCCAGCCAGTCGGAAAAAGGCTGGAAGCCGTCTACTTCCTCGTACGGCACCGCCGTTCGTTGAACCGCGTCAGCCGTCATTGCATTGAGTAGTATAACATACTATACGTATAAAAGACTATACGATAATCTCAAACGCCATATTGATATTCGGTAACAATAATGGCATGAAAGACGCGTGCCTAGGGCAAGGTCAAAAAGGGTCAGAAAAGTCACCGTGCTCCTGCCCGAAGAATTGATCCGGAAAGCGACGACCGCCAGCGGCGTGGGGATCACCTCCACTCTCCGTAGGGGCCTGGAACTGTTGGTCGTTGAGAGTGCTTACGAGCAGCTCAGGTCGATGAAAGGAAAACTCGATCTGAACCTGAGCCTCAATGAGTCGAGACAAGATCGTGACGTATAACCGCTGTCGTGCTGCTCCGCTTGCGTGTTGACGCTATTTGTCTACGATACGCGCCGTCATGACAGAAAGCACCGCGAGCGCCATTCTTCTGACCCTCAGAGTCGCTTCGGTCGCAACACTGATCGTTTTCGTTCCGGGAATGCTCCTGGCCTATTACTTCGCCCGCCGAAATAGCCCGTTCAGCCGGATCCTTTCCACGTTAACACTTCTGCCGATGGTGCTCCCGCCTACGGCGGTCGGCTACCTCCTGCTCCGCCTCTTCGCCGCCGACGGCCCCTTCGGTCCGCAGATCTTAGGATTTCACTTGAATCTTCTTCTGACGTGGAAAGCCGCAGTCATCGCGTCGGGGGTGATGGCGATGCCTCTCTTCGTCCGCACGGCGCAGGTGGCTTTTCAAGGGGTCGATCACCGTTTGGAACTGATGAAACGAACGCTCGGATTCGGCCCGGTCGAAACCTTTTTGCGAACAACGTTGCCGCTTGCGTCGCGAGGCCTCCTGGCCGCGACGATCCTCGGTTTCATCCGCGCCGTAAGCGAATTCGGCGCGACGATCACCGTGGCCGGGAACATCCCCTTCAAAACGCAGACGATGGCGAGCGCCATCTTTTCCGCTCAACAGGCCGGAAATGAAGAGGAGGCAAACATTCTGATTGTCTTGGCTCTCGCACTCGGCTTCTTTTCGATTTTCGCGACTGAACTCTTGGCGAGGCGCTCCCCCGCCGTGGGGCATCCATGAACAGCTCCGGATCACTCGAAGCGGAGTTCACGCTTCCGCTCGACCGATTTACGTTGGACATCGCCCTCGAAACCCGGAGGCACGTCACCGGCCTTTTCGGTCCTTCTGGTTGCGGAAAAACCAGTTTTCTCGAGGTCCTTGCCGGCCTACGCCGACAATCGGCTGGTCGCATTAAACTGGGGGAAACCGTTTGGCAAGATTCGGGCACGAAGCTGTTTCTGCCGCCGGAAAAGCGGGGAATCGGTTATGTGCCCCAGACGGGACTTCTCTTCCCCCATCAAACGGCACGGCAGAACCTCGAATCCGGTTCGCGGCGCGCTCGTGAGAGGGGTGAGGCCGTGACAAAAGTGCTCGCCAACGTCGTCGAGCTTCTGGAACTTGGTTCCGTCCTGGAACGCAACGTTCAGACGCTTTCAGGCGGAGAACGGCAGCGGGTCGCGTTGGGTCGAGCGCTCTGCTCCGCGCCGAAGCTGATGCTTCTCGACGAGCCGCTGGCCGCCCTCCATCAGCGGCTCCGACGCAAAATTCTCCCGTTTCTCCGCCGCGTTCGGGAGGAGTTCGACATCCCGATGATTCTCGTCTCGCACGATCCGATTGAAGTCCAGGCCCTCTGCGACGATCTCGTCGTTTTGAAGGACGGATCGATCATCGCACGAGGGGTTCCGCGAGAGGTCCTGCTCGACCCGGTCGTTTTTCCGACGGCCGACGTCCGAGGGTTTGAAAACGTCATCCCGTGCACAACGGTGATCTCCGATGAATGGCTGACGGTGGTCCGCCTCGGAGAGCCGCCGACCGGCGTAACCCTGAAACTTCCCAACCTTTCGGCCGGGTCAAAGCAGGTTCGCTTTGTCGGCATACCCGCCCGGGACATTCTGGTAGCCACGCAAGAGCCCAAGAACATCTCGGCCAGAAATATTTTACCGGCTGTGATTAAGGAAGTGCATTCACTCGGAGGTTACGACTTAATCCAGGTCAGCCTGAGCGAAGATCTGCCCGCCATCGCCGTCGAGGTCGGCCGCCCGGCCAGCGAATCGCTGTCGCTCAAACCGGGCCGGAGAATCTTCATCATCATTAAGTCGATGACCTGCACGTTGTATGAAGAGCGAAAATCGGGAACAGACTTTCCCGACCCATCGCACGGGGAAAATTCAACGCGGCTGGTTAGAGAAGCAGCATCCGGAACCGCATCGCGAGATTCGATTTAAAACCTCTTCGTTCTCGCCAGCGGAGATTAGAACGTTCATTATCCGCATTATATGCGGAGAATATACTTGTGTTTGCGGAGAAAATCTACGATAATCTCCGTATAACATGCGGAGATTATGGCGATGAAATACATTCATGAGCGAAAGAACTGGCCCAAATTCCGCTGGAGCCAGGAACGGCTGGCCGACGAACTCGCTGCCGTACGCCACCGTCAGGGACGCTTGATCGGGCGAATGGAAGCGCTCGGGTTCAACCTTCGCGCCGAGGCCGTCCTTCAAACTCTCACCGAAGACGTGCTCAAGTCCAGCGAGATTGAAGGTGAGCGGCTGGATCGGGAGCAAGTGCGCCCATCGATCGCCCGCCGCCTCGGTATGGACGCGGGCGCTCTGACGCCCGCCGACCGCAGCGTTGAAGGCGTCGTCGAGATGATGCTGAATGCAACACAGAAATACGATACGGCACTCACGATCGAGCGCTTGTTTAATTGGCACGCCGCCCTGTTTCCGACCGGACGAAGCGGCGTGATCCGCATTCAGGTTGGTGCTTGGCGAAACGACAGTGCAGGTCCAATGCAGGTTGTCTCCGGGCCCATCGGCCGGGAGCGGGTTCACTACGTAGCGCCCGCGGCCAGCCGACTCCATCGCGAGATACGCGCGTTCCTCGCATGGTTCAATGGCAAGAAACCGATGGATGCGGTCTTGAAGGCGGGTGTGGCGCATTTGTGGTTTGTCACCCTTCACCCGTTTAGTGATGGCAACGGCCGGATCGCTCGCGCGATTGCCGACATGGAGCTTGCGCGGTCGGAGGAGAGTCCGCAACGCTTTTACAGTATGTCCGCGCAAATTCGTGTCGAGCGGAAGGCCTATTACGACATTCTGGAAGCGACCCAGAAGGGTGATCTCGATATAACAAACTGGCTCGAATGGTTCTTAGGCTGTCTCGGTCGCGCGATCGCTGGCGCAGAGACAATACTGGAGTCCGTACTCAAGAAGGCACGATTTTGGGAGATCCATAATAGCGAGCGGTTCAATGATCGGCAGAGAAAAGTCCTCAATCGTCTTCTGGATGGACTCGAGGGCAAGCTGACTTCATCAAAATGGGCTGCGCTTGGAAAATGTTCTCAAGATACGGCATCGCGCGATATCGATGATCTCGTGAAACGCAGGATATTGACCAAAGACGCGGCCGGTGGACGCAGTACCAGCTATTCATTGGCGTAAGCTCGATAAAGTCTCTATTTATCACAACACGGATACGCCTTCTCGCGCGCATTGAAAAAAGAAGGACGTTCATTCGCCCGGGGGCTGCGACCTAATCCTAGTCAGCCTGAGCGAAAATCTACACGCGATCGCCGTGGAGGTCGGCCGCCCGGCCAGCGAATCGATGTCGCTCAAACCGGGCCGCAGAATCTTCATCATCATTAAGTCGATGACCTGCACGTTGTATGAAGAGCGAAAATCGGGAACCAATTTCCACGACGCATCGCACCCAAAAAACCCACAACACCCCCGCGTTCGCGATATTCAGAGCCTCACGTTCACCGCCCGTAAAAAAGACAAACAAAATAACGGGTGACAAAAGTCCATTTTTTGTAGATTATTGGACTTATGTACCCCAGACTCATTTCTCCCCCAAAGGGGAAAAGCTTTTTTCTCTTCGGCCCCCGGGGGACGGGAAAGTCGACGTGGATCGTGACGGAATTTAAAGCCGATCTGGTCATCGATCTACTTGACTCGGAAACCTATCAAACCCTTCTGGCTCAACCCAGCCGGCTTTCACAGTTCATCACGGGGAAACGACCCAATTATGTCGTGATCGATGAAGTTCAGCGGGTGCCGGAACTTCTCAACGAAGTTCACCGCTTGATCGAAAGCGAGCGTCTCCGGTTTGTTCTAACAGGGTCCAGCGCGAGAAAGTTAAAAAGGGAACATGCCAATCTTCTGGGAGGGCGAGCCATCACGCTCAAATGTTTTCCGCTGACCGCGTTGGAACTTGGAAAGGATTTCCAACTCATCAATTCACTTCGGTGGGGGCATCTTCCAAGCATCTTCTCGGAATCGGACAAAAGGAAGTATCTGAAAACCTATATCGGCACATACCTTCGAGAAGAGGTGCTGCAGGAGAGTAGGATTCGAAATCTCTCCGCTTTTTCCCGTTTTCTGGAAGCGGCGAGTTTCTCTCAGGGTAGCCCTCTCAATATGAGCGCCGTTGCGAGGGAAGTCGGGATCGATCGCAAGGTTATTGAAGATTATTTCACCATTTTGGAAGATCTGCTCATCGGCGTTCGTCTTCCGGTCTTTCAGAAACGGGCCAAACGAAAGCGGATTTCTCATTCAAAATTTTATTATTTTGATGTGGGGGTGTTTCGGTCTCTTTGTCCTCAAGGCCCTCTTGACGACACAAGTTCCCTTCAAGGGATCGCTTTGGAATCGCTTGTTTTCCAGGAACTTCGAGCTCTCAATGAATACCTGGAATGGGAGTGCGATCTTTTCTTCTGGCACACGCAGACCCATGAAGAAGTCGATTTTGTGCTTTACGGATCCAAGGGGTTTTGGGCCATCGAGGTAAAGCTGTCTCAGAAATGGAGAGAGAGGGATCTCCAGGGACTTTCTTTGTTCAACAAAGAGTATCCGGAAGCGGAATGTTATCTTCTGTATGCCGGATCTCGTCGATGGAAGGTTGGAAACATCCAAATCATTCCCGTTGAAATGTTTTTACGAAACCCCAAGGAGTTCGTTCATGCGTGACAAAATTTGCCGCCGTGTATTGTTATGAAGAGCGAAAATCGGGAACCGACTTTTTCGACTCATCGCATCTAAAAAACTCGACACATCACGTTATGGAAGGTGAGACTCGAACCGCATTGCGAGTCTCGATTTAATTCGAAAAAATTTGTAGCCAAATTCAAAACTATTCATTAAGTGTCTAATACCTGTGCTGATTCACCCTTTTCCCCGAGAAACCATTTAAGGAGAAAGAAATGAGATTTAAGGCTACTGCTCTTGCGTTATTGCTTGGATGTTCCGCTTTTGCTTTCGTCGCTTGTGAAGGTGACACCGGTCCGGCTGGTGCGGATGGCGCGGACGGTACGAGTGTTACACCTACACCGACACCAACTCCCGCAGTGATTCCTTCGACCTGGACGAAGGTCAGCACGGGTGGTTCTCAAAGCTACGTCGACCAGCAACCGGGTGGGCATACCTGTGCGATCGCGTCGGACGGCACGTTGTGGTGCTGGGGAAGCAACGATTGGGGCCAACTCGGCGACGGTTCGTATGTTTCCTCAAGTACGCCTGTTCAAGTCGGAACTGAAACGAACTGGATGACCGTGGACGCGAAAGGAAACCACACTTGCGGGATTCGAGGCACGACCAAAGGCTCACTTTGGTGTTGGGGTCAGAATTATAAGAAGGCACCCGAAGACAGCTACGATCAAGGTGACCAGGGAAATGGTAATCCGGGGCTTCTCGGTCTCGGTCGAGCCTATGATGAAACCTGGAGTGTACCCTCTCCGACGCAAGTGGGGACAGATACCGACTGGGCTTCTCTTGGCCTAGGGCATCATCATGGTTGCGGAATTCGCGACGACGGGACCGACCAGACACTATGGTGCTGGGGGAGTAACGGCGCCAGCGGCCTTGGAAACGGCTCCGGTGGAAGCAGTGAGTTTGCCAATGAGCCGGTTCAGGAAGACGGAACCTATACCGATTGGACATCTGTAAAAGGCGCTACCGTTGGATACTGCTCGAACACCACGGCTGGCATTCGCAATGGCAATGAAATCTGGGCCGTAGGATGCGATTGGGGATATGCGGTCGGAGGAGGCTCGTCGTTTGCATTGGATGCGGACAGCACGGCCGATGGGGACACCACTGGAGACGCGGATTGGGCGTCCTTTGATATGTCCGGCGGTGGCTTATTCTGCGGAATCAAATCGGCCGGAAGCCTCTGGTGCACGGGTAACGGCGACCATGGGCAGAACGGTTCGGGCGCTTTTTCTGCCGTGACTGTTGCGGACCAAGTGGGAACCGATACCACCTGGACCGATGTTGCGACCGGCAGACAAAGCGTCTGTGGCGTTAACGGCGGCGATCTCTATTGCTGGGGTCGCGACCATCTCGGTGAACTCGGCCTCGGCGAGGATGTCTCCGCAAACGCCGAATGTGCAGACAATGCGCATGGGTATTCCCAAGGTGACACCGATTGGGACTGTAATGCCCCTCTGGTCGTCGATGCGGCTCAAACGTGGGCGAGCGTTGATGTGGGTCGAAGCCATGCCTGTGCTCTGACAACTGGCGGCTCACTTTACTGCTGGGGCGCCAACGGCTGGGGACAAACCGGATCGGTCGGCGCCGTTTGGACGCCTACACAGGTCCAGTAGACCGGCATAGCGTCGAAACGTAGATACACAATAAGGACGCCCTATCCGCTTCAATGTGGATGGGGCGTTCTTTTTGATCCTCAGTCAATGTATTGACAAGAATTCGAATTTTTCCGAGATTGGCCCGAACAATGTTCAGATGTAACCATTTTCAACTGTTGAGCTGCCTATTACTGGTTTCACTAACCCCCCTTCCCGCTCAAGGCGGAAAAAATCGCCAAATGAAGGCGCAGCCCCCGCGCCTCAAAGGAATCCAATATCGGTGGTGCCAACCCCTCACCGAGAAGCAGCTCCGTCAGCGTGAAAAACTCGGGATGGACTTCAATCGTGAGGTGGGACGGGAAGAGGGGGAACGACGATACGGTAACCGTGTGGGTAGATGGACTTTTTGGGACAAAGATGGAAAAAAGATGGCCGAGGGGTCGTGCGACGCCCCGCCCCCGTTGCGCGAGTCAAAAGAAAATGGGACCTGGTCATATTGGGATCCCGATGGCCGTAAGATCGATATGAATTGGAAACTTGGTATTTTCGGTGGAAATTGGACATTGTTCGATCATCAAGGAATTAAACGCTGGCAATTCCAGCTGAAGGATCGAGAACCCAAAAAGGAGCTTTTCGCGGACGAAAACTATCTCCGGGCTGAAGGGCTCGAAAAATATCGGATCGACAAGGCGTCGCGAAAAAATCCAAATGACTAAAAAAAAGAGGTTCCTATTTATCACCGCTGGCGGGGGAATCGCCATTGTCCTGTTCATCCTTTCTCGAGACCACCCGAACAGAAACGGCGAACTCGGAGCTGGTCCTGAGAGTGTACAAACGGAGCGGGTTGAGGCCAGCTTGCCCGTGGTACATTCAACAGTAAACCAGGAATCGTCGCCTTCAGAGAACCTAGAATTAGCGGCAGAGAGGGCCAAAGTGCGACGGCTGGGCCATCAGATCACGGAATTTGGATTAACGCAGAAATTGTTGCTTCAACTGCGAAAGGGAACAAGCGACCAAAAATCATACCGGGAGAAACGGAACGCCCTTCGGACAGAGAAGCGACTCGTCGAGGAAGAATTGGTCGACTTGCTTTACGGATCTAATGAAGCCAGAGAAGAATATATCGCAATCTTGAAACAGGAAAAGGACCCCTTTGTGAAACGAGAAATGATGGGGGCGACCCGTCGGCTCGGCCCTATTCTTCGGGAAGAACTTGCAGCCCCGCTCGTGGCCAGCTCGGACCCGGGCGACCGAAAACTCGGCGTTGAAACTCTCCCCCGTATTGGAACGCAAAAATCGATCGACACCTTGTCGGACCGGGCAAAGAATGAAAGAGACCCGGAAGTACAGGCGGCCGCCGTGCGCGCTCTAACGCACTTCGTTCCGGAGCGGACGGGCAAGGAATGGGCCGACGGTTCGACCATCGCTCCCACACTTCGCGAATTAGCTACGAATCAGCAAAACCTCGCGATTCGAGAAATGGCCTTCCGCGGCCTCATCGCCCAACGGCATTTATCTCCGGAAGATCGAGAATTTGTTGAAACTTTCGCCGATCACGAAACGGACCCGAACCTTAAGGAAATAGCCCTCTCCGCCCGCCGTGCTCTAGCCGCAAGACGGTAGTTTCGCGTCCTATTTTGCCGTAGATGCCGCTTCAGCTACCTGGATGCTGGCCACAACATCATCGTTGATTTTTACGGCAGCCTTTTGGCGAAGTTCTCTTAAGAGATCGTCGTAGAGCTGCTTTTTCTTAGCCGTCGCCAGGTGCCGCCGAATGCTGCCCCGGTTCGGTTCGAAGCCGCGCAAATCCTCGGACATTTGAATGATGTGGTATCCGAATTCCGTCTTGACAACGTTGCTGATCGCCCCCGAACCCTCAAGTTTCGAAGCGGCATCCCAAAACGCGGGAACGACCTTTTCCTGCGTAATGAAGGAAAGGTCGCCTCCCTTGTCTTTCGTCGTTTCGTCGTCGGAAAACTGACGCGCCATCTTCGAAAACTGCGGTGTCTTTCCTTGAGATCGGAGTTGAGCAAGGATCCCCTCGGTTTTTCTGCGAGCCTGTTCCTCGGAAGCGGGATCCTTCGGTTTTTTCGGTCTGAACAAAATGTGGCGAACCTGGATTTTTTCCAATTCGCCCTTATGAGACTCAAAGAAAGCTTTCATTTCGTCTTCGGTCGGCTGCTCTTTGCCCACCGGAAACTTGTATTGAAAATACTCCCGCATCACTTCTCGTCTAAGTCGTTCCGAGTTAGCCAGAACTCCTTCTTTTAGCGCTTGTTGAATTAAGACCTCTTCATCGATTAATTCGTTAAGCGCTTGATTTTTGTCCTTCATACCGGCACTTTCTGGTTCCCCTGCTGGGATTTGGCTGATCCCTCGGGGGTTCATCCGGCCGCGCAACTGTCCTTCGGAGATAATCTGGTCGTTCACCTTCGCGACGACGGGGCCCTTATTGCCTCCAACTTGTACGGAAGAGCACGACGCGACACCTGCCAAAAGGAACAAGAAAAATAGGGAAATGGGGTTCTTCATAATAGCGTGCCGAGATAGTATGGCGCCGGGTCGATGTCAAGGAACGGGTGACAGGAGGGTGGCAAAACTTTATGAGTGGTGATCTTTCAGCCAGCCTCGGATGGTTTTACACGACTCCCGGAAGGATAAACGTTGTTCCCAAAACATCGGGGTAATCGCCCGGTAAGCTTTTTCGAGTTCATCGCGCCGCGGTCCCGGACGAATGGCGAACGCAGGATTGTTCGGAGTCGGAACACCACGAATCTCTTTCAGATCATGTTCCCGATCAGCGCGGATAAATCACCTTCCAACGCCGGGAGTTTCCCTTCCGCTTGGATGATTTTTGCCACATCTCCATAGTGGCGGATAAAAGGCGCAGCGTCATCGCCTCGCGGAAAGCGGCGCACAATCGCATCGAGTTTTTCGAGAAGTGTCACAAGCGGATGAACGCAACGGACTTCACGAGGCCGATTGTCGTCGTAATTTCCGAGTTCCCCCCGCTTATGTAACCAATCGTGGACGAACGAACTTAGTGAACGACTCACAAACGGAGTCACCCGAGCCGTTCCGACCTCCAAAAGAACAAAAGAACAAAAGGCCGAAAGATCGGATGGAGGTCCTGAAGAAATTTCCCGGGATATCGGACTGTATATTTCGCCTACCGCACTTCTTTATCCATCTGTTCCCGATCCAGTTGTACAACAGATCCTG
This window of the Bdellovibrionota bacterium genome carries:
- the modA gene encoding molybdate ABC transporter substrate-binding protein, with the translated sequence AGRIVPGSRKAILSNRIVIIAHASSSWTMSAPQDLVKLPFQYLSLANPDAVPAGKYARQYLSGFQVKGKTLWEILSPKVAPTLDVRAALAVVAADPSIVGIVYRTDAVVSNKVKILFEIPEKDVPPIVYTAARIQRPDAPYSARMFYEFLFTKDAQRIFQEHGFAPLEAKVAAR
- a CDS encoding type II toxin-antitoxin system RelE/ParE family toxin is translated as MPYEEVDGFQPFSDWLDSISDVNTRGRIDARIRKMEQGGLGDHWHLGEGVYEARFDFGPGWRVYFGFDRERIILLHGGTKKRQQGIIDKAKLFWTNYRQLKGVQRGKEKT
- a CDS encoding molybdenum ABC transporter permease; translated protein: MTESTASAILLTLRVASVATLIVFVPGMLLAYYFARRNSPFSRILSTLTLLPMVLPPTAVGYLLLRLFAADGPFGPQILGFHLNLLLTWKAAVIASGVMAMPLFVRTAQVAFQGVDHRLELMKRTLGFGPVETFLRTTLPLASRGLLAATILGFIRAVSEFGATITVAGNIPFKTQTMASAIFSAQQAGNEEEANILIVLALALGFFSIFATELLARRSPAVGHP
- the modC gene encoding molybdenum ABC transporter ATP-binding protein, encoding MNSSGSLEAEFTLPLDRFTLDIALETRRHVTGLFGPSGCGKTSFLEVLAGLRRQSAGRIKLGETVWQDSGTKLFLPPEKRGIGYVPQTGLLFPHQTARQNLESGSRRARERGEAVTKVLANVVELLELGSVLERNVQTLSGGERQRVALGRALCSAPKLMLLDEPLAALHQRLRRKILPFLRRVREEFDIPMILVSHDPIEVQALCDDLVVLKDGSIIARGVPREVLLDPVVFPTADVRGFENVIPCTTVISDEWLTVVRLGEPPTGVTLKLPNLSAGSKQVRFVGIPARDILVATQEPKNISARNILPAVIKEVHSLGGYDLIQVSLSEDLPAIAVEVGRPASESLSLKPGRRIFIIIKSMTCTLYEERKSGTDFPDPSHGENSTRLVREAASGTASRDSI
- a CDS encoding Fic family protein, whose protein sequence is MKYIHERKNWPKFRWSQERLADELAAVRHRQGRLIGRMEALGFNLRAEAVLQTLTEDVLKSSEIEGERLDREQVRPSIARRLGMDAGALTPADRSVEGVVEMMLNATQKYDTALTIERLFNWHAALFPTGRSGVIRIQVGAWRNDSAGPMQVVSGPIGRERVHYVAPAASRLHREIRAFLAWFNGKKPMDAVLKAGVAHLWFVTLHPFSDGNGRIARAIADMELARSEESPQRFYSMSAQIRVERKAYYDILEATQKGDLDITNWLEWFLGCLGRAIAGAETILESVLKKARFWEIHNSERFNDRQRKVLNRLLDGLEGKLTSSKWAALGKCSQDTASRDIDDLVKRRILTKDAAGGRSTSYSLA
- a CDS encoding AAA family ATPase; protein product: MYPRLISPPKGKSFFLFGPRGTGKSTWIVTEFKADLVIDLLDSETYQTLLAQPSRLSQFITGKRPNYVVIDEVQRVPELLNEVHRLIESERLRFVLTGSSARKLKREHANLLGGRAITLKCFPLTALELGKDFQLINSLRWGHLPSIFSESDKRKYLKTYIGTYLREEVLQESRIRNLSAFSRFLEAASFSQGSPLNMSAVAREVGIDRKVIEDYFTILEDLLIGVRLPVFQKRAKRKRISHSKFYYFDVGVFRSLCPQGPLDDTSSLQGIALESLVFQELRALNEYLEWECDLFFWHTQTHEEVDFVLYGSKGFWAIEVKLSQKWRERDLQGLSLFNKEYPEAECYLLYAGSRRWKVGNIQIIPVEMFLRNPKEFVHA
- a CDS encoding HEAT repeat domain-containing protein, whose protein sequence is MRRLGHQITEFGLTQKLLLQLRKGTSDQKSYREKRNALRTEKRLVEEELVDLLYGSNEAREEYIAILKQEKDPFVKREMMGATRRLGPILREELAAPLVASSDPGDRKLGVETLPRIGTQKSIDTLSDRAKNERDPEVQAAAVRALTHFVPERTGKEWADGSTIAPTLRELATNQQNLAIREMAFRGLIAQRHLSPEDREFVETFADHETDPNLKEIALSARRALAARR
- a CDS encoding peptidylprolyl isomerase, encoding MKNPISLFFLFLLAGVASCSSVQVGGNKGPVVAKVNDQIISEGQLRGRMNPRGISQIPAGEPESAGMKDKNQALNELIDEEVLIQQALKEGVLANSERLRREVMREYFQYKFPVGKEQPTEDEMKAFFESHKGELEKIQVRHILFRPKKPKDPASEEQARRKTEGILAQLRSQGKTPQFSKMARQFSDDETTKDKGGDLSFITQEKVVPAFWDAASKLEGSGAISNVVKTEFGYHIIQMSEDLRGFEPNRGSIRRHLATAKKKQLYDDLLRELRQKAAVKINDDVVASIQVAEAASTAK